One stretch of Paenibacillus sp. AN1007 DNA includes these proteins:
- a CDS encoding extracellular solute-binding protein: protein MKKIWVLMLATVLLLSACSSGGGGKEAASGGSEKANEITIWAWDKAFNVAALEQAKAIYQKENPDLKINIIENAQDAIIQKLNTGLNSGTSSGLPNVVLIEDYRAQSFLSAYPDAFKDLSSTIKASDFAEYKIGPTSYEGKQYGIPFDSGVAGLYYRTDLLEEAGYKAADLQDITWDDYIKIGEAVKAKTGKELLSLDPNDLGIIRMMIQTAGKWYTAEDGKTPDLNNNPALKEAFETYKKMMDANIVKLHSDWSQFVANANNGAVATIPTGNWFSPSVRQEASQSGKWAVAPMPKLAGQANSVHASNLGGSSWYIMNDVPGADQAADFMAKTFGSDKELYQELLTKIGAIGTYTPAVDGDAYNKPDEFFGGQKIFADFANWTKEIPKVNYGSNTYAIEDILVVEMQAYLNGKSIDDVLNDAQKQAEAQLN from the coding sequence TTGAAAAAAATATGGGTATTGATGCTCGCAACCGTACTGCTGCTGTCCGCATGTTCATCCGGCGGTGGAGGTAAAGAAGCTGCCAGCGGTGGTAGCGAGAAAGCCAACGAAATTACAATTTGGGCTTGGGATAAAGCATTTAACGTCGCTGCTCTGGAGCAAGCTAAAGCCATTTATCAAAAAGAAAACCCTGATCTGAAAATCAACATCATTGAAAATGCTCAAGATGCGATCATTCAGAAGCTGAACACAGGCTTGAACTCCGGAACAAGCAGCGGTTTGCCAAACGTAGTTCTGATCGAAGACTACCGTGCACAAAGCTTCCTGAGCGCTTATCCAGATGCGTTCAAAGATTTGTCTTCCACAATCAAAGCATCCGACTTTGCAGAGTATAAAATTGGACCCACTTCTTATGAAGGTAAACAATACGGTATTCCGTTTGACTCCGGCGTAGCTGGTTTGTACTACAGAACAGACTTGCTTGAGGAAGCAGGCTACAAAGCTGCTGACCTGCAGGACATCACGTGGGATGATTACATCAAAATCGGTGAAGCTGTAAAAGCAAAAACAGGTAAAGAGCTTTTGTCTCTTGACCCGAACGACCTGGGTATCATCCGTATGATGATTCAAACTGCAGGTAAATGGTACACAGCTGAAGATGGTAAAACACCTGATCTGAACAACAACCCTGCATTGAAAGAAGCGTTTGAAACATACAAAAAAATGATGGATGCTAACATTGTTAAACTGCACTCCGACTGGAGCCAATTCGTTGCAAACGCGAATAACGGTGCGGTAGCAACAATTCCTACAGGTAACTGGTTCTCACCATCTGTTCGTCAAGAAGCTTCCCAATCCGGTAAATGGGCTGTAGCTCCAATGCCGAAATTGGCTGGTCAAGCAAACTCTGTACACGCATCCAACTTGGGCGGCAGCTCATGGTACATCATGAACGATGTTCCTGGTGCAGACCAAGCGGCTGACTTCATGGCTAAAACGTTTGGTTCCGACAAAGAGTTGTATCAAGAATTGTTGACTAAAATCGGTGCAATCGGTACGTACACACCGGCTGTTGACGGTGATGCATACAACAAACCAGACGAGTTCTTCGGTGGTCAAAAAATCTTCGCTGATTTCGCTAACTGGACAAAAGAAATTCCAAAAGTAAACTATGGCAGCAACACTTATGCAATCGAAGATATCTTGGTTGTTGAAATGCAGGCATACCTGAACGGTAAATCCATCGATGACGTTCTGAATGATGCACAAAAACAAGCTGAGGCACAATTAAACTAA
- a CDS encoding sensor histidine kinase — protein sequence MKKWINNGLSRLGLFPKLILVMVVSIVLVSVLILWTTIHMSTNLFTETFSITNSKVLSQIKTNFDAFNDSIAAVTNNVAQSGAIRTFLSEGDGDSVALSKSYYNMRETMKRVQTIIDFYEVGITIAGVNGRSFSTNPSYIQKTGEELKQEPITKAAVQSPSRLIFDDYYSQTKEGKLQMISATKALTDRTRSRIYGMVYITMREEAFRQFYANFTSRGNDVVVMNEQGEIVSSNREDWMGTIQPELLSYAEKIKETAPKNITARVMGQESIILSEYLPFYRFYLVNIVDKESAMEQLIDLKTVALICAAIVFGALLLVFLITSQMTKSLRRLVKQMSNITKSDLDNYIPVSGSYESRQLGHAYNYMLDELHDYVDQLVQTQREQRNAELAALQSQINPHFLYNTLASVKVLVQQGNKDRAAETINALIGLLQNTISDVRETVTVEQEIENLKNYVFINHVRYGGRIKAAFYVAPDCTHYHVPKLVIQPFIENAFFHGFIKKETGTIRVMVSRAGESLICEIMDNGDGIEGLNTGGTLPNPQNNRQLFSGIGIRNVHDRIELLYGSPYGVTITSTVGEGTRVTVTLPLITG from the coding sequence ATGAAAAAGTGGATCAACAACGGCCTGTCTCGTCTCGGATTATTTCCCAAGCTGATTTTGGTTATGGTCGTCAGTATTGTTCTGGTATCTGTACTCATATTATGGACAACGATTCATATGTCTACCAACCTGTTTACGGAAACCTTCAGTATTACAAACTCGAAGGTGCTCAGCCAGATCAAGACTAATTTTGATGCATTTAACGACTCGATCGCCGCAGTAACCAACAACGTAGCTCAAAGTGGTGCGATCCGCACTTTTTTGTCGGAGGGGGACGGAGACTCCGTCGCTTTGTCCAAATCATACTATAATATGCGGGAAACGATGAAACGTGTTCAAACCATCATTGACTTTTACGAGGTAGGTATTACGATAGCGGGTGTGAATGGGCGAAGTTTCTCGACCAATCCCTCTTACATTCAGAAGACGGGTGAGGAATTGAAGCAGGAACCCATTACAAAAGCCGCGGTCCAGTCGCCGAGCCGGCTGATCTTTGATGACTACTACAGTCAGACCAAGGAAGGCAAACTGCAGATGATATCTGCGACCAAGGCCTTAACGGATCGAACAAGAAGCCGGATCTATGGCATGGTTTATATTACGATGAGAGAAGAGGCTTTCCGTCAGTTCTACGCTAATTTTACAAGCCGAGGCAATGATGTCGTCGTCATGAACGAACAAGGAGAGATCGTATCCTCTAACCGGGAAGACTGGATGGGGACGATCCAACCTGAACTGTTATCTTACGCGGAGAAGATTAAGGAAACCGCACCCAAAAACATCACGGCACGGGTAATGGGTCAGGAAAGCATTATATTATCGGAGTATCTGCCATTCTACCGATTCTATCTGGTCAACATCGTTGATAAAGAATCTGCAATGGAACAGCTTATCGATCTGAAAACGGTCGCCTTAATCTGTGCTGCGATTGTGTTTGGGGCCCTGCTGCTGGTATTCCTGATCACAAGTCAGATGACCAAATCACTGCGCAGACTGGTCAAACAGATGTCGAACATTACAAAGTCTGATCTTGACAACTACATTCCGGTCAGCGGAAGTTATGAAAGCAGGCAGCTTGGCCATGCTTACAACTACATGCTCGATGAGCTGCACGATTACGTGGATCAACTCGTGCAGACGCAGCGGGAACAGCGTAATGCGGAACTTGCAGCACTGCAGAGCCAGATTAATCCTCATTTCCTGTATAACACACTGGCCTCTGTCAAAGTTCTCGTACAGCAGGGCAATAAAGATCGGGCTGCCGAGACCATTAATGCGCTGATTGGGCTGCTGCAAAATACGATTAGTGATGTCAGGGAAACGGTGACGGTGGAGCAGGAGATTGAGAATCTGAAAAACTATGTCTTCATTAATCATGTACGTTATGGCGGACGAATTAAAGCGGCCTTTTACGTGGCTCCAGACTGCACACATTATCATGTTCCCAAGCTGGTGATCCAGCCATTTATCGAAAATGCCTTTTTCCATGGATTTATTAAAAAGGAAACCGGTACGATCCGTGTCATGGTGTCCCGTGCAGGGGAATCGTTAATTTGTGAGATTATGGATAACGGGGATGGCATTGAAGGCTTGAATACGGGAGGAACGCTGCCCAATCCCCAAAATAATCGGCAGCTGTTCAGCGGCATAGGGATTCGGAATGTACATGATCGAATCGAGCTTTTGTACGGATCACCATATGGTGTGACGATTACGAGCACGGTTGGTGAGGGTACGAGAGTCACCGTAACGCTGCCGTTGATTACAGGTTAA
- a CDS encoding response regulator transcription factor, with protein sequence MNRLCKVLIVDDEFLVRQGIKHHMNWEAEGFNIVGEASNGEEGLQQVELLKPDIVITDIVMPVMDGETFVRTLKAGYPHIEVIVLSSFSEFEYVRSTLQHGAADYILKPKLDTNELLEVLRRTAGKIPELKYEPSHEGWRLGQLMEKMLSGFTLDEDKEMPTIRESFPLGAFRLLAFQPADRTMKNQDHEQIETEVRKRMPEIECAVLPAESRLPVMLLNVSPEQDENMVEQIRAWAGEVGAGQHGPVWVLSEKFNSFEKMGEVYRERLIKLMEFCFYYTKRSILIDGELPPMHPAGYQFNVNMFLQHVKRNRVEAAREYLHDHAASLGKDYVADVFEIKSFLGNLIFNVTITLADMDVQSSGLEESKYTYFKNVDSASSLNEVMQVLDQFMNEVQECVTGAGGRRSDPNMKMLLDYMHEHYDQPLGLSEVAKHFHFNPSYLSSYFSSHKKEGFNEYLNKIRIEKAEELLRSDDVTISEISSMVGYSDHSYFCKVFKKFTGLSPSRYRRKFWA encoded by the coding sequence ATGAACCGGCTGTGCAAGGTGCTGATTGTTGACGATGAATTTCTGGTTAGACAGGGTATCAAACACCACATGAACTGGGAAGCTGAAGGATTTAATATTGTAGGAGAAGCCTCCAATGGTGAAGAGGGTTTGCAGCAGGTGGAGCTGTTAAAACCGGATATTGTCATAACTGACATCGTGATGCCGGTTATGGATGGTGAAACATTCGTCCGCACACTCAAGGCAGGTTATCCGCATATTGAGGTCATCGTACTGAGCAGCTTCAGTGAATTCGAGTATGTTCGATCCACACTGCAGCACGGGGCCGCGGATTATATTCTCAAACCTAAACTGGACACAAATGAACTGCTGGAAGTATTGAGACGTACCGCCGGCAAAATACCTGAGCTCAAGTACGAGCCTTCACATGAAGGCTGGCGGCTTGGGCAGCTGATGGAAAAGATGCTGTCCGGATTCACGCTGGACGAAGACAAGGAAATGCCAACCATTCGGGAAAGCTTCCCGTTAGGCGCTTTCCGTTTACTTGCCTTCCAGCCCGCTGACCGCACTATGAAAAATCAGGATCATGAACAGATTGAAACTGAGGTTCGAAAGCGGATGCCTGAGATTGAATGTGCCGTTTTACCTGCCGAAAGCCGTTTACCTGTTATGCTGCTGAATGTTAGTCCTGAGCAGGATGAAAATATGGTTGAGCAAATCAGAGCGTGGGCTGGTGAAGTGGGAGCTGGGCAGCATGGTCCGGTATGGGTGCTTAGCGAAAAATTTAATTCATTTGAAAAGATGGGTGAGGTTTACCGCGAGCGCCTGATTAAATTAATGGAATTTTGCTTCTATTATACGAAGCGTTCCATTCTGATTGATGGTGAACTTCCACCGATGCATCCTGCAGGATATCAATTCAATGTCAATATGTTTTTGCAGCATGTGAAACGTAACCGGGTGGAGGCAGCCAGAGAGTATCTGCATGATCATGCAGCATCACTGGGGAAAGACTACGTTGCGGATGTATTTGAGATCAAGTCGTTTCTGGGCAACCTGATCTTCAATGTTACGATTACGCTGGCGGATATGGATGTTCAATCTTCTGGATTGGAAGAAAGCAAATATACGTATTTCAAAAATGTCGACAGTGCTTCAAGTCTGAATGAAGTTATGCAGGTGCTGGATCAATTTATGAATGAGGTTCAGGAGTGTGTCACGGGTGCAGGCGGCAGGCGAAGTGATCCGAATATGAAGATGCTGCTGGATTACATGCATGAACATTATGATCAGCCTCTAGGACTATCCGAAGTGGCCAAGCATTTCCATTTTAATCCGTCGTATTTGTCCAGCTATTTCTCATCCCATAAAAAAGAAGGCTTTAATGAATATCTAAACAAGATTCGTATTGAAAAAGCGGAAGAACTGCTGCGATCCGATGATGTTACGATATCAGAAATCAGCAGTATGGTAGGGTATTCTGATCACAGTTACTTCTGTAAGGTGTTTAAAAAATTCACAGGATTATCACCCAGCCGTTACCGGCGTAAATTCTGGGCATAA
- a CDS encoding sugar ABC transporter permease, giving the protein MKAINTGDSLQKKNNLTGWAFVLLAVVGIVAFYFYPMIQALLLSFKSGKGANLEFSGLANYKRLLVDTTFRTALSNTFIYLIIQVPLMIILGLFISVLLNDSTLRFRSFFRTAIFLPCVTSLVAYSVVFKYLFAPDGMVNQALMGLHIIGTPIQWITDPFWAKITIIIAVTWRWTGYNMIFYLSSLQNIDQSIYEAAKIDGANAFTQFFKITVPLLKPIILFTSITSTIGTLQIFDEIMNITKGGPGNATMSISQYIYNLSFKYSPDFGYAATVSYSIVILIIILSIIQFKVAGDNKNG; this is encoded by the coding sequence GTGAAAGCCATAAATACAGGAGACAGTCTCCAAAAGAAAAATAATTTGACTGGATGGGCTTTTGTTTTGCTGGCTGTTGTCGGAATTGTAGCATTCTACTTCTATCCGATGATTCAAGCGCTGCTCTTATCATTCAAGTCAGGCAAAGGTGCCAACCTTGAGTTTTCGGGCCTCGCGAACTACAAAAGATTGCTCGTGGATACCACATTCCGGACGGCTTTATCGAACACATTCATTTACTTAATCATTCAAGTACCTTTAATGATCATTCTCGGTTTGTTCATTTCCGTATTGCTGAATGACAGCACACTGCGTTTCCGGAGCTTTTTCCGTACTGCAATTTTCCTGCCTTGTGTAACTTCACTTGTTGCTTACTCGGTTGTATTCAAGTATTTGTTTGCACCGGATGGTATGGTAAACCAGGCTTTGATGGGTTTACACATTATCGGCACACCCATTCAATGGATTACTGACCCGTTCTGGGCTAAAATTACGATCATAATCGCCGTTACTTGGCGTTGGACCGGATATAACATGATTTTCTATCTGTCATCCTTGCAAAACATCGACCAATCGATCTATGAAGCAGCGAAGATTGACGGAGCGAATGCGTTCACTCAATTTTTCAAAATCACTGTACCATTGCTTAAACCGATCATTCTCTTCACGTCCATTACATCAACGATTGGTACACTGCAAATCTTTGATGAAATTATGAATATTACCAAAGGTGGTCCAGGTAACGCGACCATGTCGATTTCTCAATATATCTACAACCTTTCGTTTAAATATTCACCGGACTTCGGTTATGCAGCAACCGTTTCGTATTCCATCGTAATTCTGATCATTATTTTGTCCATCATCCAGTTCAAAGTGGCAGGTGATAATAAAAATGGCTAA
- a CDS encoding carbohydrate ABC transporter permease has translation MAKSRAKRIFTYVFLSIVAFISIFPFFWMIVSATNKSVDVTRGTLLPGSALIENINKLLDTTNLIQALGNSAIISIVSTILALLIGSMAGYGFEVFRTKSRDVVFNILLMSMMIPFAAIMIPLYRMFATISSAAPAIGINTMASVIIPTITTAFLIFFFRQNTKMFPKDLLEAGRIDGLSELGIFLKIYMPTMKTTYAAAAIITFMSSWNNYLWPLIVLQTPDQQTIPLLISNLGAGYAPDYGVIMTAVVIATLPTALVFFIMQKHFVAGMVGSVK, from the coding sequence ATGGCTAAATCAAGAGCAAAACGCATTTTCACATATGTTTTCCTGTCCATCGTCGCTTTTATTTCCATCTTCCCGTTTTTCTGGATGATCGTCAGCGCTACAAACAAATCGGTAGACGTAACTAGAGGCACTTTGCTGCCGGGCTCTGCTTTGATCGAAAACATCAACAAACTGCTCGACACCACGAATCTGATTCAGGCACTGGGCAATTCAGCGATTATCTCCATCGTGTCAACCATTCTTGCTCTGTTGATTGGTTCCATGGCAGGTTACGGGTTTGAAGTATTTCGGACAAAATCCCGCGACGTCGTGTTTAACATCCTGCTCATGTCGATGATGATTCCGTTTGCAGCGATTATGATTCCGCTTTATCGAATGTTTGCAACCATTTCCAGTGCAGCGCCGGCAATCGGTATTAATACGATGGCTTCGGTTATTATCCCGACCATCACAACAGCGTTCCTGATCTTCTTCTTCCGTCAGAACACCAAAATGTTCCCGAAAGACTTGCTGGAAGCAGGACGTATTGACGGTCTGAGCGAACTGGGAATTTTCTTGAAAATCTATATGCCTACGATGAAAACAACATACGCGGCAGCAGCGATCATTACATTCATGAGCAGCTGGAACAACTATCTATGGCCGCTCATCGTATTGCAAACGCCGGATCAGCAGACGATTCCGCTGTTGATCTCCAACCTGGGCGCAGGTTATGCTCCGGATTACGGCGTGATCATGACCGCAGTTGTTATTGCAACACTTCCAACAGCATTGGTGTTCTTCATTATGCAGAAACACTTTGTTGCAGGTATGGTTGGTTCCGTAAAATAA